Genomic segment of Cytobacillus suaedae:
GTGTCATTTCGTCAAAAAAAGATGGAATATTTACTCCGATTTTGTGAATGCTCCAACAGTTCGCTTAAATAATTTCCACCAGCTAGCACTATCGATGTCTTCTTCAGCAATAAGAGGACTTTCACTTATCACCTTATCGTTTTTCTTTAGCACTAGTGTTCCAAGCTTGTCACCTTTTTTGATAGGTGCATTTATTTTTTCATCCACAACAACCTCTTGAACAACATCATCTATGTTTTCACCTTTCTTGGTTAAAACTGAGATTTGCTCAGAAGTTACTAAATTAATTTTCTTCTTACTACCTTTGCTAACCTTCGTATCTGACACTACCTGATTACGCTCATACATTGGATGAGTTTTATATTGACTGAATCCATAATCTAGCATCTTTGTAATTTGGGCATTTCGATCCTTAGGTGTTGGCGCACCAAACACTACACTTATTAATCTCATATTGTTCTTCTCAGCAGTAGCTGTTAAGCAATATTTTGCTTCACTTGTAAATCCTGTTTTTACGCCATCTACTCCAGGATAAAACTTAACCAATCGATTCGTATTAACAAGCCAAAACTTTTTATCAGTATCATTTCTTAAGTAATCTTCATATTTACCAGTGAACTTTGTAATGCCTTCGTATTTTAGTAATTCCTTTGCCATCATTGCCATGTCATGTGCTGTACTGTAATGACCTTCGGCTGGTAAGCCTGTCGGGTTTTTGAAAACTGTATTTTTCAACCCAAGCTCTTCTACCTTTTTATTCATCATTTCGACGAATGCCTCTTCAGAGCCAGCTAGTCTTTCGGCCATTGCAACAGATGCATCATTACCGGAAGCAATTGCGATACCTTTCATCATTTCCTCTGTAGTCATTTCTTCTCCAGCTTCTAGGAAAATCTGCGAGCCTCCCATTGATGCAGCATGCTCACTTGTTCGTATCTTTTCCTCCCAAGTAAGATTGCCTTTATCAATAGCCTCCATAATCAATACCATGGTCATGATTTTTGTCATACTTGCAGGAGGAAGCTTTTCATGGCTATTTTTATCATAGAGGATTGCACCAGTATCACGTTCAATCAAAATAGCCGATTTTGCTTGTGGTGCTAGGTCAACAGACGTATTTTCTTCAGCAAAAGCGAATGGGGTACTGCTATAAACGATTAACGAAATGAATAACAAACTTGTTAGTAGACGTTTCATCTCCAAACCCTCCAATCTTTATACAATCCCATTTTTTCCAACAAAATCAAAATTATACAAAATACGAAAAAAAAAGAAGCCGAGAGTACTCAGCTTCTTTATGAAAATAATTCAGTTTGTGAAAATACTTAGGGAGTTATTCGCTAGAATCCAATCGTTCCGCGGAGAGGAAGGTTATTTTCACTATCGTGAAAAAACCTGCTCCTCGGCGCTCTGCGCCTGTGGGGTCTCCCGTTGACGTGCTACTCCCGCAGGAGTGTCGTGGATTAAGCGCGAATAACCAACTCTTAATAAAGTCTATTCTAAAATTCTGTCATAAACTAAAGGTGGAACTTCTACTTTATTTGAGGATATTTTGATGCTTGCATAAAGCTTATCTTTTACCTCTTGGACGTCTTTAAAGTTACTATGAATTGTTACGAGGGATTCGCCTTTAGCTACTTCATCCCCAATTTTTTTTCTGAGTTCTAAGCCAACTGCCAAGTCAATTATTGATTCTTTTGTTGCTCTTCCTGCTCCAAGTAACATAGCCGCTGTTCCGATTGAATCAGCAATGATCTCGGATACATAACCCGCCTCTTGTGCTTCAAGCTCAACTATGTATTTGGCTTGTGGAAGCTTGGTTGGGTCATCCACTACAGATGCATCTCCGCCTTGAGCGCTTAGGAATAGTTTTAATGTATCTAATGCTTTTCCTGAAGATATTGCTTCTTTAAGCATTCCCCTAGCTTCCTCTGTGGATGTTGCTTTTTTCGCCAGTACAACCATATGACTACCAAGTGTGAGACATAGCTCTTCTAGGTCAGATGGGCCATTTCCTCTTAAGGTATCTATAGCCTCTTTTACTTCAAGTGAGTTACCGACTGCAAAACCAAGTGGCTGACTCATGTCTGAAATTACTGCCATCGTTTGTCGTCCTACATTGTTGCCGATATCAACCATCGCTTTTGCTAATTCTCTTGCCTCATCCAGATCCTTCATGAAGGCACCTGCACCTGTTTTTACATCTAATACGATTGCATCTGCACCAGCAGCAATCTTTTTGCTCATGATTGAGCTAGCAATTAACGGGATACTATTTACTGTTGCAGTAACATCCCTAAGTGCATATAACTTCTTGTCAGCTGGTGTTAAATTTCCACTTTGGCCAATAACAGCTACTTTGTTCTTATTGACTAATCGGATAAATTCCTCATTATCAATTTCAACATGAAAACCAGCTACTGCCTCAAGTTTATCAATTGTTCCTCCTGTATGCCCTAAGCCACGACCAGACATTTTTGCTACAGGTACACCAACAGCAGCTACAAGCGGGGCAAGAACAAGAGTGGTAGTATCTCCAACTCCTCCTGTACTGTGCTTATCTACCTTGATTCCTTCAATTTTTGATAAATCAATTGTATCTCCTGAATGGACCATTGCAAGGGTCAAATCTGCCCTTTCTTGCTCTGTCATTCCTTGAAAATAGACTGCCATTGTAAAAGCACTCATCTGATAGTCAGGAATGTTACCATTTGTATATTCATTTATAATAAATGATATTTCTTCCTTTGTTATCGGATGGCCATCACGCTTTTTTTCTATCAAATCAACCATTCTCATTTATCTGTCACCTCAATTAGTTTAAAGCTCATTAATAATTTGTTTTACAAAAGCCAAGAAGTTTGCTTTCGCTTTTTCCGTTGTTTCAATTACTTCATCATGAGTTAATGGTTGATCAAGTATTCCTGCGGCCATATTTGAGATGCAGGAAATGCCAAGAACATTAAGTCTTGCATG
This window contains:
- a CDS encoding D-alanyl-D-alanine carboxypeptidase, coding for MKRLLTSLLFISLIVYSSTPFAFAEENTSVDLAPQAKSAILIERDTGAILYDKNSHEKLPPASMTKIMTMVLIMEAIDKGNLTWEEKIRTSEHAASMGGSQIFLEAGEEMTTEEMMKGIAIASGNDASVAMAERLAGSEEAFVEMMNKKVEELGLKNTVFKNPTGLPAEGHYSTAHDMAMMAKELLKYEGITKFTGKYEDYLRNDTDKKFWLVNTNRLVKFYPGVDGVKTGFTSEAKYCLTATAEKNNMRLISVVFGAPTPKDRNAQITKMLDYGFSQYKTHPMYERNQVVSDTKVSKGSKKKINLVTSEQISVLTKKGENIDDVVQEVVVDEKINAPIKKGDKLGTLVLKKNDKVISESPLIAEEDIDSASWWKLFKRTVGAFTKSE
- a CDS encoding pyrimidine-nucleoside phosphorylase; protein product: MRMVDLIEKKRDGHPITKEEISFIINEYTNGNIPDYQMSAFTMAVYFQGMTEQERADLTLAMVHSGDTIDLSKIEGIKVDKHSTGGVGDTTTLVLAPLVAAVGVPVAKMSGRGLGHTGGTIDKLEAVAGFHVEIDNEEFIRLVNKNKVAVIGQSGNLTPADKKLYALRDVTATVNSIPLIASSIMSKKIAAGADAIVLDVKTGAGAFMKDLDEARELAKAMVDIGNNVGRQTMAVISDMSQPLGFAVGNSLEVKEAIDTLRGNGPSDLEELCLTLGSHMVVLAKKATSTEEARGMLKEAISSGKALDTLKLFLSAQGGDASVVDDPTKLPQAKYIVELEAQEAGYVSEIIADSIGTAAMLLGAGRATKESIIDLAVGLELRKKIGDEVAKGESLVTIHSNFKDVQEVKDKLYASIKISSNKVEVPPLVYDRILE